One Vicugna pacos chromosome 33, VicPac4, whole genome shotgun sequence genomic region harbors:
- the BCL9L gene encoding B-cell CLL/lymphoma 9-like protein isoform X1, giving the protein MPLLPVGSWQSGCQRGQSLRALQVLLVPRVWARPASPCSSTEYLAGPWARTGAVAPLCVGAMRILANKTRLPHPRRREAPGSPPLSPRGHCPPAPAKPMHPENKLTNHGKTGNGGAQSQHQNVNQGPTCNLGSKGVGAGNHGAKANQISPSNSSLKNPQTGVPPFSSLKGKVKRERSVSVDSGEQREAGTPSLESEAKEVAPRSKRRCVLERKQPYSGDEWCSGPDSDEDDKPIGATHNCNVADPAMAAPQLGPGQAAQLPLNESSTPGPPHGPPPGLRPDAPGGGGGGVPGKPPSQFVYVFTTHLANTAAEAVLQGRADSILAYHQQNVPRAKLDQAPKVPPTPEPLPLSTPSAGTPQSQPPPLPPPPPPAPGSAPPALPSEGPPEDAGQDLTPNSVGAASTGGGTGGTHPNTPTASTASNPLPPGGDPSSAPGPALLGEAPTGNGQRSLVGSEGLSKEQLEHRERSLQTLRDIERLLLRSGETEPFLKGPPGGAGEGGPPAQAPPAPQQPPTAPPSGLKKYEEPLQSMISQTQSLGGPPLEHEVPGHPPGGDIGQQMNMMMPRLGQDSLTPEQVAWRKLQEEYYEEKRRKEEQIGLHGGRPLQDMMGMGGMMVRGPPPPYHSKPGDQWPPGMGAQLRGPMDVQDPMQLRGGPPFPGPRFPGNQMQRMPGFGGMQGMPMEVPMNAMQRPVRPGMGWTEDLPPMGGPGNFAQNAVPYPGGQGEAERFMTPRVREELLRHQLLEKRSMGMQRPLGMAGSSMGQGMEMERMMQAHRQMDPAMFPGQMASGEGLAGTPMGMEFGGGRGLLSPPMGQSGLREVDPPMGPGNLNMNMNVNMNMNMNLNVQMTPQQQMLMSQKMRGPGDMMGPQGLSPEEMARVRAQNSSGMMGGPQKMLMPSQFPSQGQQGFSGGQGPYQAIPQDMGNTQDMFSPDQSSMPMGNVGTTRLSHMPLPPASNPSGSVHSAPNRGLGRRPSDLTISINQMGSPGMGHLKSPTLSQVHSPLVTSPSANLKSPQTPSQMVPLPSANPPGPLKSPQVLSSSLSVRSPTGSPSRLKSPSMAVPSPGWVASPKTAMPSPGVPQNKQPPLNMNSSTTLSNMEQGALPPSGPRSSSSAPPANPPSGLMNPSLPFTSSPDPTPSQNPLSLMMSQMSKYAMPSSTPLYHNAIKTIATSDDELLPDRPLLPPPPPPPQGSGPGISNNQPNQMHLNSAAAQSPMGMNLPGQQPLSHEPPPTMLPSPTPLGSNIPLHPSAQGTGGPPQNSMMMAPGGPESLNAPCGPVPSSSQMMPFPPRLQQPHGAMAPSGGGGGGPGLQQHYPSGMPLPPEDLPSQPPGPMPPQQHLMGKSMAGRMGDAYPPGVLPGVASVLNDPELSEVIRPTPTGIPEFDLSRIIPSEKPSSTLQYFPKSENQPPKAQPPNLHLMNLQNMMAEQTPSRPPNLPGQQGIQRGLNMSMCHPGQMSLLGRTGVPPQQGMVPHGLHQGVMSPPQGLMTQQNFMLMKQRGVGGEVYSQPPHMLSPQGSLMGPPPQQNLMVSHPLRQRSVSLDSQMGYLPAPGGMANLPF; this is encoded by the exons ATGCCCCTGCTTCCTGTAGGGTCATGGCAGTCTGGATGTCAACGTGGGCAGAGCTTGAGGGCCCTCCAGGTGCTGCTGGTGCCAAGAGTTTGGGCCAGGCCGGCGAG TCCCTGCTCCAGTACCGAGTAcctggctgggccctgggcacGCACAGGGGCCGTAGCCCCACTGTGTGTGGGAGCCATGAGGATCCTGGCTAACAAGACAAG GTTACCCCACCCCAGGAGGAGAGAAGCTCCAGGGAGCCCGCCGCTATCTCCCCGCGGCCActgcccccctgccccagccAAGCCAATGCACCCAGAAAATAAGTTGACCAATCATGGCAAGACAGGGAATGGCGGGGCCCAATCCCAGCACCAGAATGTGAACCAAGGACCCACCTGCAACCTGGGCTCGAAGGGCGTGGGGGCGGGGAACCATGGGGCCAAGGCCAACCAGATCTCACCTAGCAACTCAAGTCTGAAGAACCCCCAGACAGGGGTCCCCCCTTTCAGCTCACTCAAGGGCAAAGTGAAGAGGGAGCGGAGTGTGTCTGTGGACTCTGGAGAGCAGCGAGAGGCTGGGACCCCGTCCCTGGAATCAGAGGCCAAAG AGGTGGCACCCCGGAGTAAGCGGCGCTGTGTACTGGAGCGGAAGCAGCCATACAGTGGGGACGAATGGTGCTCAGGACCGGACAGCGACGAGGACGACAAGCCCATTGGGGCCACCCACA ATTGTAATGTAGCAGACCCAGCCATGGCGGCCCCACAGCTGGGTCCTGGCCAAGCCGCCCAACTGCCCCTCAATGAGAGCAGCACACCTGGGCCCCCGCATGGGCCCCCACCAGGCCTTCGGCCCGATGCCCCCGGGGGCGGAGGTGGGGGTGTCCCTGGAAAGCCTCCGTCACAGTTTGTGTACGTCTTCACTACCCACCTGGCTAACAC GGCTGCGGAGGCAGTGCTGCAGGGCCGGGCGGACTCCATCCTCGCCTACCACCAGCAGAACGTGCCCCGGGCCAAGCTGGACCAG GCCCCCAAAGTGCCACCTACCCCAGAACCGCTACCCCTGAGCACACCATCAGCAGGCACCCCGCAGTCCCAGCCTCctccactgccgccgccgccacccccaGCCCCGGGTAGCGCCCCCCCTGCTCTGCCTTCTGAGGGGCCACCCGAAGACGCTGGTCAGGACCTGACACCCAACTCGGTGGGAGCTGCCAGCACGGGCGGTGGGACTGGGGGTACCCACCCTAACACCCCTACAGCTTCCACCGCCAGCAACCCACTGCCTCCTGGAGGAGACCCCAGCAGTGCCCCGGGCCCTGCCCTGCTGGGGGAGGCCCCCACCGGAAACGGGCAGCGGAGCCTGGTGGGCTCTGAGGGCCTGTCCAAGGAGCAGCTGGAGCATCGGGAGCGGTCCCTCCAGACGCTTCGAGACATTGAGCGGCTGCTGCTCCGCAGTGGGGAGACAGAGCCCTTCCTCAAGGGGCCTCCAGGAGGAGCTGGCGAGGGGGGACCACCAGCACaagcccctcctgcccctcagcAGCCACCCACGGCCCCGCCCAGCGGGCTGAAAAAGTACGAGGAGCCCTTGCAATCCATGATTTCGCAGACACAGAGCCTCGGGGGCCCACCGCTGGAGCACGAAGTGCCTGGGCACCCCCCAGGTGGGGACATAGGGCAGCAGATGAACATGATGATGCCGAGGCTGGGCCAGGACAGCCTGACGCCTGAGCAGGTGGCCTGGCGCAAGCTGCAGGAAGAGTACTACGAGGAGAAACGGCGGAAGGAGGAGCAGATTGGGCTGCACGGGGGCCGCCCACTGCAGGACATGATGGGCATGGGGGGCATGATGGTGCGGGGCCCACCGCCGCCCTACCACAGCAAGCCTGGGGATCAGTGGCCCCCCGGGATGGGCGCTCAGCTGCGGGGGCCCATGGATGTCCAAGATCCCATGCAGCTCCGGGGCGGACCTCCCTTCCCCGGCCCCCGCTTCCCAGGCAACCAGATGCAACGGATGCCTGGGTTTGGAGGCATGCAGGGTATGCCCATGGAGGTGCCCATGAATGCCATGCAGAGGCCTGTGAGGCCAGGTATGGGCTGGACCGAAGACTTGCCCCCGATGGGGGGGCCTGGCAATTTTGCCCAGAATGCAGTGCCCTACCCAGGCGGGCAGGGTGAAGCTGAGCGATTTATGACTCCTCGGGTTCGCGAGGAGCTGCTGCGGCACCAGCTGCTGGAGAAGCGGTCGATGGGCATGCAGCGCCCCCTGGGCATGGCCGGCAGCAGCATGGGGCAGGGCATGGAGATGGAGCGGATGATGCAGGCACACCGGCAGATGGATCCAGCCATGTTCCCCGGGCAGATGGCCAGCGGCGAGGGCCTGGCAGGCACTCCCATGGGCATGGAGTTTGGTGGAGGTCGGGGCCTCCTGAGTCCCCCCATGGGGCAGTCTGGGCTGAGGGAGGTGGACCCACCCATGGGGCCAGGCAACCTCAACATGAACATGAATGTGAACATGAACATGAACATGAACCTGAATGTGCAGATGACCCCACAGCAGCAGATGCTGATGTCACAGAAGATGCGGGGCCCTGGGGACATGATGGGGCCGCAGGGCCTCAGTCCTGAGGAGATGGCCCGGGTGCGGGCCCAGAACAGCAGTGGCATGATGGGCGGCCCACAGAAGATGCTGATGCCCTCGCAGTTTCCCAGCCAGGGCCAGCAGGGATTCTCTGGGGGCCAGGGACCCTATCAAGCCATCCCCCAGGACATGGGCAATACTCAAGACATGTTCAGCCCTGACCAGAGCTCAATGCCCATGGGCAATGTGGGTACCACCCGGCTCAGCCACATGCCCCTGCCCCCTGCGTCCAATCCTTCTGGGTCTGTGCATTCAGCCCCAAACCGGGGTCTGGGCAGACGGCCTTCAGACCTCACTATCAGTATTAATCAGATGGGCTCGCCGGGCATGGGGCACCTGAAGTCACCCACCCTTAGCCAGGTACACTCACCCCTGGTTACCTCGCCCTCAGCCAACCTCAAGTCACCCCAGACTCCCTCACAGATGGTGCCCTTGCCTTCGGCCAACCCGCCGGGACCTCTCAAGTCGCCCCAGGTCCTCAGCTCCTCCCTCAGTGTCCGTTCGCCCACCGGCTCGCCCAGCAGGCTCAAGTCTCCCTCCATGGCGGTGCCTTCTCCAGGCTGGGTCGCATCGCCCAAGACAGCCATGCCCAGCCCTGGTGTCCCCCAGAACAAGCAGCCGCCTCTCAACATGAACTCTTCCACCACCCTGAGCAACATGGAACAGG GTGCCCTCCCGCCTAGCGGCCCCCGGAGCAGCTCCTCAGCGCCTCCCGCCAACCCTCCCAGCGGCCTCATGAATCCCAGCCTGCCATTCACTTCCTCCCCAGACCCCACGCCTTCCCAGAACCCCCTGTCACTGATGATGTCCCAGATGTCCAAGTACGCCATGCCCAGCTCCACCCCGCTCTACCACAATGCCATCAAGACCATCGCCACCTCAGACGACGAGCTGCTGCCCGACCGGCCCCTGctacccccaccaccaccaccaccgcagGGCTCTGGGCCAG GGATCAGCAATAACCAGCCCAACCAGATGCACCTGAACTCagctgctgcccagagccctaTGGGCATGAACCTGCCaggccagcagcccctgtcccatGAGCCCCCACCTACCATgttgccctcccccacccctctgggCTCCAACATTCCACTGCACCCCAGTGCACAGGGGACAGGAGGGCCCCCTCAAAACTCGATGATGATGGCTCCAGGGGGCCCAGAATCCCTGAATGCCCCCTGCGGCCCTGTGCCCAGCTCCTCCCAGATGATGCCCTTCCCTCCTCGGCTGCAGCAGCCCCACGGTGCCATGGCCCCtagtgggggcgggggcgggggccctGGCCTGCAGCAGCACTACCCTTCAGGCATGCCCCTGCCCCCAGAGGACCTGCCCAGCCAGCCGCCAGGCCCCATGCCCCCCCAGCAGCACCTGATGGGCAAAAGCATGGCTGGGCGCATGGGCGACGCGTACCCTCCGGGCGTGCTCCCTGGGGTGGCATCAGTGCTGAACGACCCCGAGCTGAGCGAGGTGATCCGGCCCACCCCGACGGGGATCCCCGAGTTCGACTTATCGAGGATCATCCCCTCGGAGAAGCCGAGCAGCACCCTCCAGTACTTCCCCAAGAGCGAGAACCAGCCCCCCAAGGCCCAGCCCCCCAACCTGCATCTCATGAACCTGCAGAACATGATGGCGGAGCAGACTCCCTCACGGCCCCCCAACCTCCCGGGCCAGCAGGGCATCCAGCGGGGGCTCAACATGTCCATGTGCCACCCCGGACAAATGTCCTTGCTGGGCAGGACAGGTGTGCCCCCACAGCAGGGCATGGTGCCCCATGGCCTGCACCAGGGGGTCATGTCCCCTCCACAAGGCCTCATGACCCAGCAGAATTTCATGCTGATGAAGCAGCGGGGCGTGGGGGGTGAGGTCTACAGCCAGCCCCCACACATGCTGTCCCCCCAGGGCTCCCTCatgggccccccaccccagcagaaCCTCATGGTGTCCCACCCTCTGCGGCAGCGCAGTGTGTCTCTGGACAGCCAGATGGGCTACCTCCCGGCGCCGGGCGGCATGGCCAACCTGCCCTTCTAG
- the BCL9L gene encoding B-cell CLL/lymphoma 9-like protein isoform X2, whose amino-acid sequence MRILANKTRLPHPRRREAPGSPPLSPRGHCPPAPAKPMHPENKLTNHGKTGNGGAQSQHQNVNQGPTCNLGSKGVGAGNHGAKANQISPSNSSLKNPQTGVPPFSSLKGKVKRERSVSVDSGEQREAGTPSLESEAKEVAPRSKRRCVLERKQPYSGDEWCSGPDSDEDDKPIGATHNCNVADPAMAAPQLGPGQAAQLPLNESSTPGPPHGPPPGLRPDAPGGGGGGVPGKPPSQFVYVFTTHLANTAAEAVLQGRADSILAYHQQNVPRAKLDQAPKVPPTPEPLPLSTPSAGTPQSQPPPLPPPPPPAPGSAPPALPSEGPPEDAGQDLTPNSVGAASTGGGTGGTHPNTPTASTASNPLPPGGDPSSAPGPALLGEAPTGNGQRSLVGSEGLSKEQLEHRERSLQTLRDIERLLLRSGETEPFLKGPPGGAGEGGPPAQAPPAPQQPPTAPPSGLKKYEEPLQSMISQTQSLGGPPLEHEVPGHPPGGDIGQQMNMMMPRLGQDSLTPEQVAWRKLQEEYYEEKRRKEEQIGLHGGRPLQDMMGMGGMMVRGPPPPYHSKPGDQWPPGMGAQLRGPMDVQDPMQLRGGPPFPGPRFPGNQMQRMPGFGGMQGMPMEVPMNAMQRPVRPGMGWTEDLPPMGGPGNFAQNAVPYPGGQGEAERFMTPRVREELLRHQLLEKRSMGMQRPLGMAGSSMGQGMEMERMMQAHRQMDPAMFPGQMASGEGLAGTPMGMEFGGGRGLLSPPMGQSGLREVDPPMGPGNLNMNMNVNMNMNMNLNVQMTPQQQMLMSQKMRGPGDMMGPQGLSPEEMARVRAQNSSGMMGGPQKMLMPSQFPSQGQQGFSGGQGPYQAIPQDMGNTQDMFSPDQSSMPMGNVGTTRLSHMPLPPASNPSGSVHSAPNRGLGRRPSDLTISINQMGSPGMGHLKSPTLSQVHSPLVTSPSANLKSPQTPSQMVPLPSANPPGPLKSPQVLSSSLSVRSPTGSPSRLKSPSMAVPSPGWVASPKTAMPSPGVPQNKQPPLNMNSSTTLSNMEQGALPPSGPRSSSSAPPANPPSGLMNPSLPFTSSPDPTPSQNPLSLMMSQMSKYAMPSSTPLYHNAIKTIATSDDELLPDRPLLPPPPPPPQGSGPGISNNQPNQMHLNSAAAQSPMGMNLPGQQPLSHEPPPTMLPSPTPLGSNIPLHPSAQGTGGPPQNSMMMAPGGPESLNAPCGPVPSSSQMMPFPPRLQQPHGAMAPSGGGGGGPGLQQHYPSGMPLPPEDLPSQPPGPMPPQQHLMGKSMAGRMGDAYPPGVLPGVASVLNDPELSEVIRPTPTGIPEFDLSRIIPSEKPSSTLQYFPKSENQPPKAQPPNLHLMNLQNMMAEQTPSRPPNLPGQQGIQRGLNMSMCHPGQMSLLGRTGVPPQQGMVPHGLHQGVMSPPQGLMTQQNFMLMKQRGVGGEVYSQPPHMLSPQGSLMGPPPQQNLMVSHPLRQRSVSLDSQMGYLPAPGGMANLPF is encoded by the exons ATGAGGATCCTGGCTAACAAGACAAG GTTACCCCACCCCAGGAGGAGAGAAGCTCCAGGGAGCCCGCCGCTATCTCCCCGCGGCCActgcccccctgccccagccAAGCCAATGCACCCAGAAAATAAGTTGACCAATCATGGCAAGACAGGGAATGGCGGGGCCCAATCCCAGCACCAGAATGTGAACCAAGGACCCACCTGCAACCTGGGCTCGAAGGGCGTGGGGGCGGGGAACCATGGGGCCAAGGCCAACCAGATCTCACCTAGCAACTCAAGTCTGAAGAACCCCCAGACAGGGGTCCCCCCTTTCAGCTCACTCAAGGGCAAAGTGAAGAGGGAGCGGAGTGTGTCTGTGGACTCTGGAGAGCAGCGAGAGGCTGGGACCCCGTCCCTGGAATCAGAGGCCAAAG AGGTGGCACCCCGGAGTAAGCGGCGCTGTGTACTGGAGCGGAAGCAGCCATACAGTGGGGACGAATGGTGCTCAGGACCGGACAGCGACGAGGACGACAAGCCCATTGGGGCCACCCACA ATTGTAATGTAGCAGACCCAGCCATGGCGGCCCCACAGCTGGGTCCTGGCCAAGCCGCCCAACTGCCCCTCAATGAGAGCAGCACACCTGGGCCCCCGCATGGGCCCCCACCAGGCCTTCGGCCCGATGCCCCCGGGGGCGGAGGTGGGGGTGTCCCTGGAAAGCCTCCGTCACAGTTTGTGTACGTCTTCACTACCCACCTGGCTAACAC GGCTGCGGAGGCAGTGCTGCAGGGCCGGGCGGACTCCATCCTCGCCTACCACCAGCAGAACGTGCCCCGGGCCAAGCTGGACCAG GCCCCCAAAGTGCCACCTACCCCAGAACCGCTACCCCTGAGCACACCATCAGCAGGCACCCCGCAGTCCCAGCCTCctccactgccgccgccgccacccccaGCCCCGGGTAGCGCCCCCCCTGCTCTGCCTTCTGAGGGGCCACCCGAAGACGCTGGTCAGGACCTGACACCCAACTCGGTGGGAGCTGCCAGCACGGGCGGTGGGACTGGGGGTACCCACCCTAACACCCCTACAGCTTCCACCGCCAGCAACCCACTGCCTCCTGGAGGAGACCCCAGCAGTGCCCCGGGCCCTGCCCTGCTGGGGGAGGCCCCCACCGGAAACGGGCAGCGGAGCCTGGTGGGCTCTGAGGGCCTGTCCAAGGAGCAGCTGGAGCATCGGGAGCGGTCCCTCCAGACGCTTCGAGACATTGAGCGGCTGCTGCTCCGCAGTGGGGAGACAGAGCCCTTCCTCAAGGGGCCTCCAGGAGGAGCTGGCGAGGGGGGACCACCAGCACaagcccctcctgcccctcagcAGCCACCCACGGCCCCGCCCAGCGGGCTGAAAAAGTACGAGGAGCCCTTGCAATCCATGATTTCGCAGACACAGAGCCTCGGGGGCCCACCGCTGGAGCACGAAGTGCCTGGGCACCCCCCAGGTGGGGACATAGGGCAGCAGATGAACATGATGATGCCGAGGCTGGGCCAGGACAGCCTGACGCCTGAGCAGGTGGCCTGGCGCAAGCTGCAGGAAGAGTACTACGAGGAGAAACGGCGGAAGGAGGAGCAGATTGGGCTGCACGGGGGCCGCCCACTGCAGGACATGATGGGCATGGGGGGCATGATGGTGCGGGGCCCACCGCCGCCCTACCACAGCAAGCCTGGGGATCAGTGGCCCCCCGGGATGGGCGCTCAGCTGCGGGGGCCCATGGATGTCCAAGATCCCATGCAGCTCCGGGGCGGACCTCCCTTCCCCGGCCCCCGCTTCCCAGGCAACCAGATGCAACGGATGCCTGGGTTTGGAGGCATGCAGGGTATGCCCATGGAGGTGCCCATGAATGCCATGCAGAGGCCTGTGAGGCCAGGTATGGGCTGGACCGAAGACTTGCCCCCGATGGGGGGGCCTGGCAATTTTGCCCAGAATGCAGTGCCCTACCCAGGCGGGCAGGGTGAAGCTGAGCGATTTATGACTCCTCGGGTTCGCGAGGAGCTGCTGCGGCACCAGCTGCTGGAGAAGCGGTCGATGGGCATGCAGCGCCCCCTGGGCATGGCCGGCAGCAGCATGGGGCAGGGCATGGAGATGGAGCGGATGATGCAGGCACACCGGCAGATGGATCCAGCCATGTTCCCCGGGCAGATGGCCAGCGGCGAGGGCCTGGCAGGCACTCCCATGGGCATGGAGTTTGGTGGAGGTCGGGGCCTCCTGAGTCCCCCCATGGGGCAGTCTGGGCTGAGGGAGGTGGACCCACCCATGGGGCCAGGCAACCTCAACATGAACATGAATGTGAACATGAACATGAACATGAACCTGAATGTGCAGATGACCCCACAGCAGCAGATGCTGATGTCACAGAAGATGCGGGGCCCTGGGGACATGATGGGGCCGCAGGGCCTCAGTCCTGAGGAGATGGCCCGGGTGCGGGCCCAGAACAGCAGTGGCATGATGGGCGGCCCACAGAAGATGCTGATGCCCTCGCAGTTTCCCAGCCAGGGCCAGCAGGGATTCTCTGGGGGCCAGGGACCCTATCAAGCCATCCCCCAGGACATGGGCAATACTCAAGACATGTTCAGCCCTGACCAGAGCTCAATGCCCATGGGCAATGTGGGTACCACCCGGCTCAGCCACATGCCCCTGCCCCCTGCGTCCAATCCTTCTGGGTCTGTGCATTCAGCCCCAAACCGGGGTCTGGGCAGACGGCCTTCAGACCTCACTATCAGTATTAATCAGATGGGCTCGCCGGGCATGGGGCACCTGAAGTCACCCACCCTTAGCCAGGTACACTCACCCCTGGTTACCTCGCCCTCAGCCAACCTCAAGTCACCCCAGACTCCCTCACAGATGGTGCCCTTGCCTTCGGCCAACCCGCCGGGACCTCTCAAGTCGCCCCAGGTCCTCAGCTCCTCCCTCAGTGTCCGTTCGCCCACCGGCTCGCCCAGCAGGCTCAAGTCTCCCTCCATGGCGGTGCCTTCTCCAGGCTGGGTCGCATCGCCCAAGACAGCCATGCCCAGCCCTGGTGTCCCCCAGAACAAGCAGCCGCCTCTCAACATGAACTCTTCCACCACCCTGAGCAACATGGAACAGG GTGCCCTCCCGCCTAGCGGCCCCCGGAGCAGCTCCTCAGCGCCTCCCGCCAACCCTCCCAGCGGCCTCATGAATCCCAGCCTGCCATTCACTTCCTCCCCAGACCCCACGCCTTCCCAGAACCCCCTGTCACTGATGATGTCCCAGATGTCCAAGTACGCCATGCCCAGCTCCACCCCGCTCTACCACAATGCCATCAAGACCATCGCCACCTCAGACGACGAGCTGCTGCCCGACCGGCCCCTGctacccccaccaccaccaccaccgcagGGCTCTGGGCCAG GGATCAGCAATAACCAGCCCAACCAGATGCACCTGAACTCagctgctgcccagagccctaTGGGCATGAACCTGCCaggccagcagcccctgtcccatGAGCCCCCACCTACCATgttgccctcccccacccctctgggCTCCAACATTCCACTGCACCCCAGTGCACAGGGGACAGGAGGGCCCCCTCAAAACTCGATGATGATGGCTCCAGGGGGCCCAGAATCCCTGAATGCCCCCTGCGGCCCTGTGCCCAGCTCCTCCCAGATGATGCCCTTCCCTCCTCGGCTGCAGCAGCCCCACGGTGCCATGGCCCCtagtgggggcgggggcgggggccctGGCCTGCAGCAGCACTACCCTTCAGGCATGCCCCTGCCCCCAGAGGACCTGCCCAGCCAGCCGCCAGGCCCCATGCCCCCCCAGCAGCACCTGATGGGCAAAAGCATGGCTGGGCGCATGGGCGACGCGTACCCTCCGGGCGTGCTCCCTGGGGTGGCATCAGTGCTGAACGACCCCGAGCTGAGCGAGGTGATCCGGCCCACCCCGACGGGGATCCCCGAGTTCGACTTATCGAGGATCATCCCCTCGGAGAAGCCGAGCAGCACCCTCCAGTACTTCCCCAAGAGCGAGAACCAGCCCCCCAAGGCCCAGCCCCCCAACCTGCATCTCATGAACCTGCAGAACATGATGGCGGAGCAGACTCCCTCACGGCCCCCCAACCTCCCGGGCCAGCAGGGCATCCAGCGGGGGCTCAACATGTCCATGTGCCACCCCGGACAAATGTCCTTGCTGGGCAGGACAGGTGTGCCCCCACAGCAGGGCATGGTGCCCCATGGCCTGCACCAGGGGGTCATGTCCCCTCCACAAGGCCTCATGACCCAGCAGAATTTCATGCTGATGAAGCAGCGGGGCGTGGGGGGTGAGGTCTACAGCCAGCCCCCACACATGCTGTCCCCCCAGGGCTCCCTCatgggccccccaccccagcagaaCCTCATGGTGTCCCACCCTCTGCGGCAGCGCAGTGTGTCTCTGGACAGCCAGATGGGCTACCTCCCGGCGCCGGGCGGCATGGCCAACCTGCCCTTCTAG